CAAAAAGCCATTTCCAACCAGCATGAAGAATGTCTTGAAATCTGGCTGTTATTGTATTATCTGGAGCTTTAACGTGTTCTATGAAAATAAAAACACCTTCAGGTTTTAGAACTCTTTTTATCTCATTTAAAACTTTTCGGGGAGAGTTAACGCTGCAAAGAACAAGAGTTGATACTACACTGTCGAAACTACTATCTTCAAACGGCAATTTTTCTGCAAATCCTTCTATTACATGAATGTTTAAGGGGTATTTTTCAGCTTTTTCAAGGAAATATTTAAGCATATCTTTACTTGGTTCAACAACTGTAAGGTTTGTGTC
This is a stretch of genomic DNA from Persephonella sp.. It encodes these proteins:
- a CDS encoding class I SAM-dependent methyltransferase, which encodes CKSKFNAAFMKNLEWYLHNIYGNYKKSLFSKLGKNILEIGAGTGTNLSYYKPDTNLTVVEPSKDMLKYFLEKAEKYPLNIHVIEGFAEKLPFEDSSFDSVVSTLVLCSVNSPRKVLNEIKRVLKPEGVFIFIEHVKAPDNTITARFQDILHAGWKWLFEGCDLKRDTGNLIKSFFPDTSYKTIRFNSPFIPVNYHIIGYGTKKAD